From the Sebastes fasciatus isolate fSebFas1 chromosome 3, fSebFas1.pri, whole genome shotgun sequence genome, one window contains:
- the LOC141764590 gene encoding ras-related protein ORAB-1, translating into MNPEYDYLFKLLLIGDSGVGKSCLLLRFADDTYTESYISTIGVDFKIRTIELDGKTIKLQIWDTAGQERFRTITSSYYRGAHGIIVVYDVTDQESFNNVKQWLQEIDRYASENVNKLLVGNKCDLTTKKVVDYTTAKEFADNLGIPFLETSAKSATNVEQAFMTMAAEIKKRMGPGATTGNSEKSNVKIQSKPVNTSSGGCC; encoded by the exons ATGAATCCCGAATA TGATTATTTATTCAAACTGCTCCTGATCGGTGATTCTGGTGTTGGAAAGTCTTGTCTCCTTCTCCGGTTTGCA GATGACACATACACAGAGAGCTACATTAGTACCATCGGTGTGGACTTCAAGATCAGGACCATCGAGCTTGACGGAAAGACCATAAAACTTCAGATT TGGGACACGGCTGGTCAGGAACGGTTCCGCACCATCACATCCAGTTACTACAGAGGAGCTCATGGCATTATAGTagtttatgatgtcacagatcAG GAGTCCTTCAATAATGTCAAACAGTGGCTACAGGAGATCGACCGCTACGCCAGCGAGAACGTCAACAAGCTGCTAGTAGGCAACAAGTGTGACCTCACAACGAAGAAGGTTGTGGATTACACCACGGCTAAG GAATTTGCCGACAACTTGGGGATCCCCTTCTTGGAGACGAGCGCCAAGAGCGCCACCAACGTGGAGCAAGCTTTCATGACCATGGCGGCCGAGATCAAGAAGAGGATGGGCCCCGGGGCCACAACCGGGAACTCAGAGAAGTCCAACGTCAAGATCCAGAGCAAGCCAGTCAACACCTCGTCCGGAGGCTGCTGCTGA